A single region of the Lycium barbarum isolate Lr01 chromosome 2, ASM1917538v2, whole genome shotgun sequence genome encodes:
- the LOC132624345 gene encoding uncharacterized protein LOC132624345, translating into MENAVNQKSVISVRWIKTPSMMAKLNNDGSCRDEQCGGEGLIKDNQGNFIFAYSFNLGQGTSNMPSASTLLCGLKCCANNGINLVWGEIDSLVLIKCIKRDWKPPWKIAKEIQQNQNLVEENGFNISHCFREANKLADKLASFSASCRITCIIIIIFFNGKGRR; encoded by the coding sequence ATGGAGAATGCAGTGAACCAAAAATCAGTAATAAGTGTTAGATGGATAAAAACTCCCTCCATGATGGCAAAACTGAACAATGACGGAAGCTGTAGGGATGAGCAGTGTGGAGGAGAGGGACTGATAAAGGACAACCAAGgaaacttcatttttgcctataGCTTTAATTTGGGGCAGGGTACTAGCAACATGCCTTCAGCTTCAACTTTATTATGTGGCCTGAAATGCTGTGCAAACAATGGAATCAATTTAGTATGGGGAGAGATTGATTCCCTTGTACTCATCAAATGCATTAAAAGAGATTGGAAACCACCATGGAAGATTGCAAAAGAGATTCAGCAAAATCAGAATCTAGTTGAAGAAAATGGATTCAACATTAGCCACTGTTTTAGAGAAGCCAACAAACTTGCAGATAAGTTAGCTTCCTTTAGTGCTTCCTGTAGGATTAcatgcatcatcatcatcatcttcttcaatgGAAAAGGAAGAAGATGA
- the LOC132625815 gene encoding transcription factor bHLH111 translates to MSKNSNLATTNNSNCYLLSQSWWPQLDNRTIFHPIISNSSLSSCNTTRSSSCEEDVISIPNNGNSATNNLHQHQFLLGVDENNSSLITEENAASDHNNLIWSQLLLSSSTSGTAGSINTKNLLENNNQDSVLEMSLFDNQLANNDDDDEDYSFHPYSNLLGKQLPINKPDLNYYYTDYNNNNSMDSMFLMRSDQKVKLPRHHCGAEVVNSSCADDNSRNFASISCGGYLSKPLVNTNVNDFKPSLKTLNLAEHKKHGLQQPSLTKSRGTISTCNTSKKNNGRAQEYQSEGKKRRSEDNSDTNSKRQQNEISSAKIQVPKVKLADKITGLQQIVSPFGKTDTASVLWETINYVRFLHEQIQLLSRAYMKNNPCKDRYWGGFERKEVDLRSRGLCLVPISCTPQIYRESNNGSDYLIPSYRGCLYR, encoded by the exons ATGTCTAAAAACTCCAATTTAGCCACCACAAATAACTCAAATTGCTACTTGTTATCACAAAGTTGGTGGCCACAACTAGACAATCGTACTATTTTTCATCCaataatttctaattcctctTTATCTTCATGCAACACCACTAGAAGTTCATCATGTGAAGAAGATGTTATATCTATTCCTAATAATGGAAATAGTGCAACAAATAATCTTCATCAGCATCAGTTTTTACTTGGTGTTGATGAGAATAATAGTTCTTTGATTACTGAAGAAAATGCTGCTTCTGATCACAATAACCTTATTTGGAGCCAACTTCTCCT AAGCAGCTCTACTAGTGGAACAGCTGGGAGCATTAATACTAAAAATCTACTGGAAAACAATAACCAAGATTCAGTTTTGGAGATGAGTTTATTTGACAATCAACTggctaataatgatgatgatgatgaagattaTTCATTTCATCCCTACAGTAATCTTCTTGGGAAGCAACTTCCTATCAATAAACCTGACCTTAATTATTATTATACTGATTATAATAATAACAATTCTATGGACTCTATGTTTCTCATGAGAAGTGATCAAAAAGTGAAATTGCCTAGACATCATTGTGGAGCAGAAGTGGTTAACTCATCATGTGCTGATGATAATTCAAGAAACTTTGCTAGCATATCTTGTGGTGGATATTTAAGCAAGCCATTGGTGAATACTAATGTCAACGACTTTAAACCAAGTCTCAAAACTTTGAATTTGGCAGAACATAAGAAGCATGGCCTCCAACAACCTTCTCTA ACCAAGTCCAGGGGTACAATATCAACATGCAACACTTCGAAGAAAAACAATGGAAGAGCACAAGAATATCAAAGTGAAGGGAAAAAGAGGAGATCAGAAGATAATTCAGACACAAACTCAAAAAGGCAACAGAATGAAATTTCCTCTGCAAAG ATACAAGTTCCAAAAGTGAAGCTTGCAGACAAAATCACAGGTCTCCAACAAATTGTGTCGCCATTTGGAAAG ACTGATACGGCATCCGTTTTGTGGGAAACAATCAACTATGTTAGATTCTTACATGAGCAAATACAG CTACTGAGCCGTGCCTACATGAAGAACAATCCATGCAAG GATAGGTATTGGGGAGGATTTGAGAGAAAAGAAGTTGATCTGAGGAGCAGAGGACTTTGTTTAGTGCCGATTTCATGTACCCCTCAAATATATCGTGAGAGTAATAATGGATCCGACTACTTGATCCCATCATATAGAGGATGTCTGTATAGATAA